In one Flavobacteriales bacterium genomic region, the following are encoded:
- a CDS encoding GNAT family N-acetyltransferase, which produces MHAIAAEETHPLRLLVLRPGGRLEDCRWPIDATPEAFHLAVDDGNDRICVASFQPAAHGALPALRPWQLRGMATHPGHRGQGAGTLLMAAALERLERAGADVLWCNARLAAVPFYQRLGFRIEGALFDIPGIGPHHVMWRSI; this is translated from the coding sequence GTGCATGCGATCGCTGCCGAGGAGACACACCCGCTGCGCCTGCTGGTGCTGAGGCCGGGCGGCAGGCTGGAGGATTGCCGCTGGCCGATCGACGCCACGCCCGAGGCCTTCCACCTGGCAGTTGACGATGGCAACGACCGGATCTGCGTGGCCTCCTTCCAGCCCGCCGCGCACGGAGCCCTTCCGGCGCTTCGCCCCTGGCAGCTGCGCGGCATGGCCACCCACCCCGGCCATCGCGGACAGGGAGCCGGCACGCTGCTCATGGCTGCGGCTCTTGAGCGGCTGGAGCGGGCCGGCGCCGATGTCCTATGGTGCAATGCCAGGCTGGCGGCCGTCCCTTTCTATCAGCGGCTGGGCTTCCGCATCGAAGGAGCGTTGTTCGACATTCCGGGCATCGGGCCGCACCACGTGATGTGGAGGTCGATTTGA
- a CDS encoding M42 family metallopeptidase, whose product MAKKQQRAKEPKSILTKDSLTFLERYLNNPSPTGFESEGQKLWLDYVRPYVDTHLVDPYGTVVGVINPEAKYKVVIEAHADEISWFVHYITKEGFIYVRRNGGSDHMIAPSKRVNIHTEKGLVKAVFGWPAIHVRNGKTELVPTTDNIFLDCGCDSKEEVEKLGVHVGCVVTFEDEFMVLNGRHFTGRALDNRIGGFMIAEVARLMKENRVRLPFGLYITNSVQEEVGLRGAEMIVERIRPDLAIVTDVTHDTQTPMMNKVQSGDIACGKGPVLSYAPAVHNNVLKHIVGVAQKERLPFQRLAASRATGTDTDAFAYGAAGVPSALISLPLRYMHTTVETVHRHDVENVIRLIYASVKALKAGQDMRYFR is encoded by the coding sequence ATGGCCAAGAAGCAGCAACGGGCAAAGGAGCCCAAGAGCATCCTCACCAAGGATTCCCTCACCTTCCTCGAACGGTACCTCAACAACCCATCGCCCACCGGCTTCGAGAGCGAGGGCCAGAAGCTCTGGCTGGACTATGTACGCCCCTATGTGGACACCCACCTCGTAGACCCCTATGGTACCGTGGTGGGCGTGATCAACCCGGAGGCGAAGTACAAGGTGGTGATCGAGGCCCATGCCGATGAGATCAGCTGGTTCGTCCACTACATCACCAAAGAGGGCTTCATCTACGTACGGAGGAACGGCGGCAGCGACCACATGATCGCCCCCAGCAAGCGCGTGAACATCCACACCGAGAAGGGCCTGGTGAAGGCCGTGTTCGGCTGGCCGGCGATCCACGTGCGCAACGGCAAGACCGAACTGGTGCCGACCACGGACAACATCTTCCTCGATTGCGGATGCGACAGCAAGGAGGAGGTGGAGAAGCTCGGCGTGCACGTCGGCTGCGTCGTCACCTTCGAGGATGAGTTCATGGTACTTAACGGCCGCCACTTCACCGGCCGCGCATTGGATAACCGCATCGGCGGGTTCATGATCGCCGAAGTGGCCCGCCTGATGAAGGAGAACCGTGTGCGCCTCCCCTTCGGCCTTTACATCACCAACAGCGTGCAGGAGGAGGTGGGTCTGCGCGGTGCGGAGATGATCGTGGAGCGCATCCGCCCCGACCTGGCGATCGTGACGGATGTGACGCACGACACCCAGACCCCCATGATGAACAAGGTGCAGAGCGGTGACATCGCCTGCGGCAAGGGGCCGGTGCTCAGCTATGCCCCGGCCGTGCACAACAACGTGCTCAAGCACATCGTGGGAGTGGCCCAGAAGGAGCGGCTGCCTTTCCAGCGCCTGGCAGCCAGCCGCGCCACGGGCACGGACACCGATGCCTTCGCCTATGGAGCCGCTGGTGTTCCCAGCGCCCTCATCAGCCTTCCGCTGCGGTACATGCACACCACGGTGGAGACCGTCCACCGGCACGACGTGGAGAACGTCATACGCCTGATCTATGCCAGCGTGAAAGCCCTGAAGGCCGGGCAGGACATGCGGTACTTCCGGTGA
- a CDS encoding OmpA family protein, translating to MNMRGYLYSALAVLAAAGAQAQEQPGDKRMQDLLKRAERAEREGSAQFVHAETLYEAALALAPDDAEANMRMGLCQLNGPHRHKALPFLEKAAQVNPGIPRLQFLLGYALQLNARWDDAVAAFQRHKAQNPFQDPDPLYNTADKHIAECRNGKALMAAPVRAEVTNMGEAINTEQADYGAVMTADGSLLLFTSRRPSEPAAKVNKVNGDYFEDVYVTRRGDMGWGPAQRLPEPVNTPGNDASVGLFNDGRTMLIYRDQDGTGDLYECTRRGDAWSAPQPLGDNINTPHHESSAWYSFDRQWLYFVSERPDDNVGGQDIYRSRWDAAAGQWGPAENLGPTVNTIHDEEGVFVHPDGRTLYFSSKGHSTMGGYDVFRTRLENGRWTKPENMGWPVNSPDDDLFFVLTADNRHGYLSSFRSSGHGEDDLYQVEFLPDAPMGEPVASAGGAPVMTAAPTTVLVKGRIRSLQFINGMEADVELMDLTDASLVARFRSDAATGEYMAAVPGGRDYALFIKAEGHLVHSERITVPEGGGALRMDMDVELEPLKSGSSTTLRNLFFATASAELEAASKAELDQLVQLMRANGALRLQIAGHTDSDGAEAFNQKLSEARAQAVRDHLVAQGVDAARLVAVGYGATSPVAPNDTDANKALNRRTELTVL from the coding sequence ATGAACATGCGCGGATACCTCTACTCGGCCTTGGCCGTGCTGGCTGCTGCCGGCGCGCAAGCCCAGGAACAGCCCGGCGACAAGCGTATGCAGGACCTGCTCAAGCGCGCGGAGCGGGCGGAGCGCGAGGGCAGTGCCCAATTCGTGCATGCCGAGACGCTCTACGAGGCGGCGCTCGCCCTGGCCCCTGATGACGCCGAGGCCAACATGCGCATGGGCCTATGCCAGCTCAACGGCCCGCACCGCCACAAGGCACTGCCGTTCCTGGAGAAGGCCGCTCAAGTGAATCCGGGCATCCCCCGGCTCCAGTTCCTGCTTGGCTACGCGCTCCAGCTGAATGCGCGGTGGGACGATGCCGTGGCCGCATTCCAGCGCCACAAGGCACAGAATCCGTTTCAAGACCCCGACCCGCTGTACAACACGGCCGATAAGCATATCGCCGAATGCCGGAACGGCAAGGCCCTTATGGCTGCTCCGGTAAGGGCTGAGGTAACCAATATGGGGGAGGCCATCAATACGGAGCAGGCCGACTACGGGGCGGTGATGACGGCCGATGGCAGCTTGCTCCTGTTCACTTCGCGCCGGCCATCGGAGCCCGCCGCCAAGGTGAACAAGGTGAACGGGGATTACTTCGAGGATGTCTACGTCACGCGCCGTGGCGACATGGGCTGGGGGCCTGCACAGCGCCTGCCCGAGCCGGTTAACACCCCCGGAAACGATGCGAGCGTGGGCCTGTTCAACGACGGGCGCACCATGCTCATCTACCGCGACCAGGACGGCACGGGAGACCTGTACGAATGCACGCGCCGTGGCGATGCGTGGTCGGCGCCGCAGCCCCTGGGGGATAATATCAATACGCCTCACCACGAGAGCAGCGCCTGGTACAGTTTCGATCGCCAGTGGCTCTATTTCGTGAGCGAGCGGCCCGACGACAACGTGGGCGGCCAGGACATCTATCGCAGCCGCTGGGATGCCGCAGCGGGCCAGTGGGGCCCTGCCGAGAACCTAGGCCCTACCGTGAATACCATCCACGACGAGGAGGGGGTGTTCGTTCATCCGGATGGCCGAACGCTGTACTTCAGCAGCAAGGGCCACAGCACCATGGGCGGTTACGATGTCTTCCGGACGCGCCTCGAGAACGGCCGCTGGACCAAGCCCGAGAACATGGGTTGGCCGGTGAACTCGCCAGATGATGACCTCTTCTTCGTGCTGACCGCCGATAACAGGCATGGCTACCTGAGTTCCTTCCGTTCATCGGGGCATGGGGAGGACGACCTTTATCAGGTCGAGTTCCTGCCCGATGCGCCCATGGGCGAGCCCGTGGCGAGCGCGGGCGGAGCGCCGGTCATGACCGCTGCGCCTACCACGGTGCTCGTCAAGGGGCGCATCCGCTCGCTCCAGTTCATCAATGGCATGGAAGCCGATGTGGAGCTCATGGACCTCACGGACGCTTCGCTGGTGGCCCGGTTCCGGAGTGATGCAGCCACCGGAGAGTACATGGCGGCTGTGCCGGGCGGCAGGGATTATGCGCTCTTCATCAAGGCCGAGGGCCACCTGGTGCACAGCGAGCGAATCACCGTGCCCGAAGGCGGCGGCGCCTTGCGGATGGACATGGATGTGGAGCTCGAGCCCCTGAAGTCAGGCAGCAGCACCACCCTGCGGAATCTGTTCTTCGCCACAGCCAGCGCTGAGCTCGAGGCCGCCTCCAAGGCGGAACTCGATCAGCTCGTGCAGCTGATGCGGGCCAACGGTGCGCTCCGGCTCCAGATCGCTGGGCATACGGACAGCGACGGTGCCGAGGCGTTCAACCAGAAGCTGTCGGAGGCGCGT